In the genome of Aequorivita sp. H23M31, the window CTATTGGAATCTATTTTGGGTTCTGTGCCTCATACCTACCATACTCTTTACGATCTTGAGATAAAGGATGGCGTGCGCTCCTTTGTACAGAGCAGAGAAAGTGATATGATTGCTTTTATCAACAGAAAACACAATTTCTTTGGAAGTATTTTTTCCAATCCAATGGTCAAGGAACTTGGAAAATATTCCAATGTGCCATTATTGGCAGTACATGATGTGAAAAAATAAACTAATCTTTATTCCATAGAGATTTTTATTCTTGGGGAATAAAGAAAAATAAGCTCAGGTTTTGATTATGCCGAAAAACATTTTAATTCCATCCGATTTTTCATCTACTTCATTCAATGCTATTGAATATGCATTTGATCTTTTTAAAGAGTGTGAGTGCACTTTTTTCATTTATCATGCCTACTATATCATAGCTTCTTCACGAACCAATCCTATGTTTCCCGTGCCCGATGAGTATGAGTACAACCAAGCACATATAGAAATTGATACGAAAATGGAGGCCTTCCGCAAGAAAGTTTTATCTCTTTCACAAAATGAAAAGCATACGATTCATTTTGAATTTGAATATGGGTTTCTAGTAGAAAAGGTGAGCAAGAAAGTAAAAAAGGAAAAAATTGACCTAATAATAATGGGCACCCGTGGTACAACCCAGGATCGTGATATCGCCTATGGAAGGAACGCTATTGATGTAATGGAGAAAGTAAGGGATTGTCCCGTGCTGGCAATTCCTAAAAAGGTAAAATTTAAGTTCCCCGGAAAAATCGTTTATCCTACAGATTTTAAAAGTAACGTGGATATTAATGAAATAGAATCTTTTAAAACCATTGCTCGGATATCCAATGCATCTATCCAAATCTTTCATATTGGAAAAGAAGAAAATTTAAATCAAAAGCAAAAAGAAGGAAAAAAACAATTGGAAAATCATTTGGCCTCCTTTGAGTATTCTTTTCATTGGATTGAAAATACCAAACTGTTGGAAGGTCTTCTGGTGTTCGTAAAAGAACAGGAGGGTACAATGATCTGTTTTGTGAACAGAAAACATTGGTTCTTTTCGAACATTTTCTCAAACCCATTAATAAAGAATCTGGGTGTGGATACTACCGTACCTCTTATGGCTCTGCACGGTTCTTCCAGCTAATAAAATGGCAAATAAAGATAGTCCTATTGAGATAGTAAAACATTCTGGAGAACGGGTCGATTTTTCCATTGATATTTTAAAGGCTTCCCTTCGTAGAAGTGGGGCAAGCGAGGACTTGATAACTGAGATCGCTGCACGCGTTCAAGGTGAATTGTATCCTGGAATTTCTACTAAGGAAATTTATAACCGCGCCTTTGCTCTGCTCAAGAAACAGAAAACCGCCGTCGCTTCTAAATACAAACTGAAAAAAGCAATTTACCAACTAGGTCCAACTGGTTTTCCCTTTGAAAAATTTGTTTCGGCAATATTCAGTTATGAGGGCTACCAAGTAAAAACCGGACAAATTATGCAGGGAAAATGTGTAACCCATGAAGTAGATGTAGTTGCTAAAAAGGATGATGAATTTATCGTTGCGGAATGTAAATTCCACATGGATCAGGGTATTAATTGCAATGTGAAGGTTCCGCTTTATATCAATTCCCGCTATCGCGATATCCAGGATTTTTTCCGTGATTCAAATCCCGACAACATTCCTAACCAAGGTTTGGTTATAACAAATACCCGGTTCACAAACGATGCTTTGGATTATGGCAAATGTGCTGGTCTTCATCTCCTTAGTTGGGATTATCCTTTTGGAAATGGTCTAAGAGATAGAATCGATCGATTGGGTCTATATCCTGTGACGGTATCCACTATTTTGACCAATCGGGAAAAACAGTTTCTGCTCAGTCGCGATGTTGTCCTGTGCAGACAGTTAATAAATGATGATTTTTATTTGGATCATCTCGGTATTTCGGAGAATCGTAAAAAACGTATCCTAAAAGAAATCCATCTATTGTGCAATGGCCAAAACAATTAAATCTATTTTGAACTTGCGAGATGTTAATTCTCACTCAGGTTTATTATAGTTTTGCGGTCTTTTATTAATATCATAATAAATAAACCCAGAGAGCGAGAGCGTAATTAAAATTCTAAAAATCATCGCTCCTATAGTTCGATTTTCATAAGTTCCTCCTGACTGTATATGAATAAAGAACAATGCAAAAGTGTATATTAATAACAGCGCTACGGATAGCATGGCCCAGAACGCCCATATTCTGGACTTTATAAATCCGTAAGCGGCTATCAGATATATAAATCCAGCTGTAAGATTTGTCTTCACAATAAAGGATACGTAATTCCCCTGCTTTGCCCGAATCCCGAACCAATCGAACAGAACGGAACTGCTCATAAATATTGTTATTAAGGCAAGGGCCATTAATACAAATGTGACAATGATTTTAAAAATTTTGTCTTTCTTCATCTTTCCGGAGTGTTAATTTCAATATGAAGGGTTTTGGTATTTGGACATAATTATAGGTAACAAAATTTGTATTAATCAGAGTTCTATGAATGGGTGATTTCTCTGCTATTACAAAACAATAAAATTCACTAGGTCACTTCACTAATCGTGGAAAACTATTTCTCAAGCCTTAAAGCGTTTTTTAGAATCACTGATAGGTTCAGGGAAAACACCTATTTTAGGAATCATCAAATAACGATTACCCTCTTGATTATTTTTTACTTATCCCGGTCCAAAACATTTAGACGAACTGGCTTTATGGGGATAAGTCGAATATCT includes:
- a CDS encoding ATP cone domain-containing protein, encoding MANKDSPIEIVKHSGERVDFSIDILKASLRRSGASEDLITEIAARVQGELYPGISTKEIYNRAFALLKKQKTAVASKYKLKKAIYQLGPTGFPFEKFVSAIFSYEGYQVKTGQIMQGKCVTHEVDVVAKKDDEFIVAECKFHMDQGINCNVKVPLYINSRYRDIQDFFRDSNPDNIPNQGLVITNTRFTNDALDYGKCAGLHLLSWDYPFGNGLRDRIDRLGLYPVTVSTILTNREKQFLLSRDVVLCRQLINDDFYLDHLGISENRKKRILKEIHLLCNGQNN
- a CDS encoding universal stress protein, coding for MPKNILIPSDFSSTSFNAIEYAFDLFKECECTFFIYHAYYIIASSRTNPMFPVPDEYEYNQAHIEIDTKMEAFRKKVLSLSQNEKHTIHFEFEYGFLVEKVSKKVKKEKIDLIIMGTRGTTQDRDIAYGRNAIDVMEKVRDCPVLAIPKKVKFKFPGKIVYPTDFKSNVDINEIESFKTIARISNASIQIFHIGKEENLNQKQKEGKKQLENHLASFEYSFHWIENTKLLEGLLVFVKEQEGTMICFVNRKHWFFSNIFSNPLIKNLGVDTTVPLMALHGSSS